The Musa acuminata AAA Group cultivar baxijiao chromosome BXJ2-2, Cavendish_Baxijiao_AAA, whole genome shotgun sequence genome has a segment encoding these proteins:
- the LOC135606081 gene encoding uncharacterized protein LOC135606081, which yields MLSWFQRPEDSFDNRQQPLALYRATVRSQPSSDPLTTQKQFHLMSAAFGNDDGDDAAVAVGTDLSAATSSASPPSPPGFSVGVAPGGGSIPASSDGYGFSSAMTEILHPDPDQMQREKGFILREWRRRGTFLVDPIIRRFAKMSSCLRRGGEEGKGMLKSNYR from the exons ATGCTTTCTTGGTTCCAAAGGCCAGAGGATTCTTTCGATAATAGGCAGCAGCCTCTTGCTCTCTACCGTGCAACTGTGAGATCGCAGCCCTCGTCAGACCCCCTGACCACCCAAAAACAATTTCACTTGATGTCGGCCGCCTTCGGCAACGACGACGGCGACGACGCGGCGGTGGCAGTCGGCACAGATCTTTCGGCGGCTACCTCCAGCGCTTCTCCTCCTTCTCCCCCGGGGTTTTCTGTCGGCGTCGCCCCCGGCGGCGGCAGCATTCCGGCCTCCTCCGACGGGTACGGCTTCTCGTCCGCGATGACCGAGATTCTTCACCCCGACCCTGACCAGATGCAGCGCGAGAAGGGATTCATCCTTCGGGAGTGGCGCCGGCGAGGGACTTTCCTTGTAGATCCGATCATTCGTCGATTCG CCAAAATGTCATCCTGCTTGaggaggggaggagaggaaggaaaAGGAATGTTGAAATCAAATTATCGCTGA